The genome window GGAAAATGTCCTTTTTGGGAAAAAGCAAATAACGCAAGCCTACACCACCAGAGGCTCTCACGTGTTTGAATGTGAATGCATTGAGCTTCGGTGCTACAACGGCAGTGCCGGCAAAAGCCACTGCACCGAAACGCTTGCTAAACCCAAATGGCAGCCAACGGTGCTCCACCTGGCCTGCAATCATATTTTTATCCCGGTAACGGCCATAGTAGTAACCCCGCATGATCATTTCGCCGCCCATTAACGCAAGCTGGTTGAACGGAACATTACCCGAATAAAAATTGCCCAAAACCTGCCAAGCCAGCACATTGCGCGCGCTCACGGGGTGTGATGAACGCACATCCAAATTAACGCCCTGAAAATTAAAGTTACTTCCCAGTGCCGGGCTGTATTTCAAAAATGATATTTCCCCGAAAAATCCTTTGCGGACATTGAGCACATTATGCCGATTGTCGTAAACCAAGGCGCCGCCCAGCCCTATATTTCGCGTCCCGTCACTGCCCAGCGGCTTGTCATAGGTGTGATTATCAGGTTGTTCAAAATCTGTGTTGTATAGTTGCTGGTAATCAATTTCAGGCCCGGCGAAGAAGTTGGGCTTAATTTTTCTTAGCACTCTTTGTTTAAAAAGAATGTAATTCGCGTCGATCAGCGCCGGGTCCTTACCCACCGTTTCGGGTCCTATGCCGTAATAAAGCAGCGGGAAACGCTGGAAACGCGTTCTGCCAAGGAAAAACCAGTTGTCTTTGTCTCCATAAATGGCATTATCAAGCCAGATGCCGTATTGTGCTTCCAACGTGACAAAAGTGAAAGCCTGCACTTCACTTAACCGGTTGAGTGTGTCTTTTTTAGCCTGAAAGATCAGCAAGGAGGACAATCCGAATTCAAAACTGGTTTCGGGCGAGTAGCCCAATGTAGGATAGATCCGAAAGCTGGATTCGCCGGGAGCGGTTGTATCAGAAACGGTTTTTTGTACAAATCTTTTAAACCAGCCCTCCTGTGCCTCAGCACGATGGCCCGCCGCCACATAAAGAATAATGAGCAGCGCCGCGACTTTAACCTTATCCAATTCCGGTAACTTTTGATGAGAAAGATTTTATATAACAAGAGATATAAAAATTGCGCCAAATGCCGGGAACCCATTTTCCAAAACGATCGAAAACCGTTAGTAGATCACAATTACATCATTGCTTTCCCTGTAAACGACATAAACTCCTGATGAAAAAATTAACGGCGCTTATCTTATTTCTTTTTTTGACCAATACGCTTTACGCACAAAATACAAAAGATCTTTGGTGGAAAAGGAACAATCTGAGGGTGATCCAGATGAACCTGCCTTCCTACGAAGCCGCCACGATAAATGCTGATTCTATCGTTGCAGATTTGATAACCTATTCTGCTAACACATTGCTGATCAATGCAGGCGGCATCATGGCTTTTTATCCCACGAAGCTGGACTTCCATTATACCAATCCTTTTATGAAGGAATATGTGCTGAGGGATGTTATCAAAAAATGTCATCAAAACAACATTAAGGTCATCGTCCGCTTTGATTTCAGCCGCGTCCACGAAAGCATTTACAAAGCGCATCCCGAATGGTGCTACATTTCTCCAAAAGGTGAGCGGATCATCAACACCGACATGTATGTGGTTTCCATTAATGCGCCCTACGTGCAGGAAAAGGCCTTTAAGATCATTGAGGAAGTGATAGACATGTTCGCGATCGACGGTATTTTCCTAAATATGCCGGGTTACCAGGTTAACAATCCATACGAAGGAAAATACCACGGCATCGATCAGAATGAGTTTGATAAAAAAGCATTTGCCGCTTACTCGAACGGAAAAGTACTTCCTACCGAAGAAAATAAAGCCGATTCACTTTATCAGAAATATCTTGCGTTTAAAAAACACACAGTGGAAGATTGGTCGGAAAGGCTTCATAGGCTGGTGAAATCCAAAAATGAGCAGATCGCCATTTGCACTTACTCGGATAAGTTCGTTGATATTATCCGGCACGAATCGCAGAGCATGACAACCCTGCCTTACTGGCCTTACACGGCTTCCGACAATGTCAGCAATGCCGTTAATTCCTTTCCGGACCACATTATCAGCAACGCCAGTATTCAGCAAATCTCTTTTCAATCGCGCTATAATGCTGTGGAACCACAGGAAGTTCAGATCCGGCTTTATGAGAACATTGCCAATGGTTCGGGCCTGGATCTCAGCATGATGGGTGATATGAGGGGCTATGAAGACGAGCGCAATTATGGGGTGATCAAGAAGGTTTATGCCTTTCACAAGCAGCATGAGCAGTATTTTGGTAAATATAAATCCCTTGCCAAAATCGCCATCATTGCCCCAGGCGCCTGGCCGAACGGCGAGCCAATGCAGGAATATCGCGGCGTCCAGCTCATGCTCCGCGAGGCGCACATTCCGTTTGACATCATTGAGGATGATCAGATAGGAAATCTGGCTGAGAAAGTGAAGGGTTACAAGCTTGTCATTCTCCCCGAAATCGCCTATTTAAAACCAGAAGCCATTCAGGTCCTGAAAGATGCGAGCAAAGCAGGCACTCACCTGATCGCCACAAACCGCACCATGTTCGACAATCCGGCAACGTTGCAGGAGCTGTTTGGAGCAAAAATTGAGAAAAAGGATAATGACGGCGCCGGAAATTACCTCGTTCCCGACAACCGCAACATCTTTAAAAGTTTCCCCGGTCAGAAAATGCTGTTCTGGAAATTCAATCTTGGACTTTACGACCTCTCGGGCACAGACCAAAAACTCCTTCCCATCTTATCCAAAGGCCGCCCCGGCCCACCCGAAATCATCGGCGGCCACGAACCGACGGGCTATTATGCACTAGGGATCAAAAATCATGAAAAAAGCAAGGCACTTATTTTCCCTGTCAGCCTGGGCAGGATCTATTATATGCACGGCTACCAGGAGCACAAAAATCTGCTGCTGGACGCTATTAGTTACGTTTTACCAAATGCAAAAGAAGATATTCAAACCAATGCTCCGGAAAGAATTGAAGTTATTTTAAAGGAATTTACGAAGAACAACGTCAGTAATAAAGAGCAGACAAAAAGTGACGGTTTAATCATGCATTTGATCAATCTGACAGGTTTCAGCGGCAACACCTATTTCGCACCACTGCCCGTCTACAACCTGGATTTCAAAATCAAATCACCAAAAAAACCAACCAAAATCTTCTCCCTGAGCACCGGTCAGCCTATTAAGTTTACTTATGCCAATGCGGCGATTAACTTGAAGATCAGCAGGTTGGATGGTTTCGATGGGATTGTGATGGAGTATTAAATGCTACATTTGAGCATGAACTTTTTTGATGAATAAAAGGATTCGAAAGGCAAGCTATATTTAAATATGGAACAAAAACCAATCCCTACTTTATACGAATGGGCTGGCGGTATGCCGGTATTTGAAAGATTGACGGAGCTTTTTTACAAGAAGGTTCTAGCTGATCCGCTTTTGGAGCCGGTATTCAAGCATATGTCTACGGAGCATCAGCTGCATGTGGCGCACTTTATTGCGGAGGTTTTTGGTGGTCCTGAAATGTACAGCAAGGAGGAAGGAAGCCATTTCAAGATGATCCAGAAGCATTTATCCAAACACCTGACCGAAGCGCACCGGAAACGCTGGGTGGCACTGCTGCTGGAAACGTCCGACGAAATCAACCTCCCCGACGACCCCGAGTTCCGGTCCGCATTTGTCGCCTACATTGAATGGGGCACACGCATAGCAGTCCTCAACTCCAATATCGACGACCTGACCATGAACCCCGAAGAACCGATGCCGAAATGGGGCTGGGGCGTTCCGGGCGGGCCGTTTATAACTTAGGCGCGTCGGGCTTGTTGGGTGTATCGCGGCTGTTCGCTCCTTTCACATTCAGTTTGCGGCGGTAGACCTTTTCGCCGGCAGTCGCATAAATCGTGTCGAAATTTTCGCCGCCGAATGTAATCCTGGAAGCTGCGCCGGCGGGCGTTGGTAATATGGCATTTACACGGCCGGTTTGATCTAAAACCTGAATTCCCATACGCGATGCCACATATATGCGCCCCTCCCGATCGCACGTAACGCCGCGAGCCCCGGCATTATCGTCATCGTCACGGACATGGAGCCAGCCGTATTTTTGCTTGTGGGTTAATTTTCCGTCCGGCTGGATCTGGTAAGCCCAAACCCAATGCGAAGCGGATTCCGTGGCATATAGCAATGTTTGATCCGGTGATAATGCAATGCCGCCGACAGATAACAGGCCTTTGTCAACAAGCACTTTTTTACCATTGCGTGTGATTAAAGAAATGCTGCCGGATTTTTCCGGGCCATCCGAAATTGTTACGTATACATTGCCATTATGCGCAACTATTGAATCGGATTTCGAAAGGTTTTTGGTGATTTTCTGCTTCTTATTTGGCTCCTTCTTTTCCTCAGAAGTAAGCTCCCAATCCTGCCCGGGAATGAGTATGGCACTTAGCATTTGATTCTGTGAATTCCCTGCTTTCACGGGTTTAGGCCAATCCTTCCACAAAAACCGCATGGCTTCGGGGAACAACGCGGTTCCGTGCTTGCCATTGTGGCCGCCTTCGCCCCACTGGTGTTGCACTTCGTAACCTGCGAATGTCAAAGCGCGCAGCATGGTTTGGTTAGCCATCCACCAGTCGCCGGCGTAAATGTTGAGGTCATTGGCACCGTCTTGAAGGAAGATCCGGATGGGCTTGGGTTCGTATTTCCTGACCAATGTGTGGTAACGGTCGGCACCACGCAAGCCCACATACGTGCCTATGGCGCTGTAAACGCGGGTAAATGCATCCGGACGCTCCCAGGCTGCGGTGAATGCACAAACGGCCCCGCTGCTCGATCCGCCTATTGCCCTATCATTGCCATTTTTAGACAAATGGATTACGCGTCCGTCGCTGGTTTTCTGCTTTTCTACTTGCGGGAGAATTTCTTCAAGGATAAATCGTGCATAAGCATCCCCTAGCCCATCATATTCAAAGCTGCGGTTAAAACGATCATTAGCCTCACTTGCATTAGCAGCTTTCACTTTTCCGTGCATTACGAAAACGCCGATTGTGACAGGCATTTCGCCCTTATGGATCAGATTATCAAACACAACCGGCGCTTTCCACTGAATGCCGTCCTGGTTAATGTAAACACAAGCAGGCTTGTCAGGCTTATATTGTGCAGGGACATAAACCCAATATTCCCGCCATGTTCCCGGAAAAAATTTTGAATGTTCGAATGTAAATTTCAGAACCTCCCCTTTCGGCACACCAACCTGCTCTTCCGAAGCAGGATCGACCGGATAATTCTCAGTGGGCGCCTGCGCGAAAAGTGTGTTTATTGAGATACAAAAAACAAAAGCAAACGTGCGTACAATGTGCATTTCAGAGTTGGGTTTTTGATAAGAATAAATCCTCTGCCGGATGAATGAAAGCGAGTGGGAAATGTAATGCTATAAATAGCTCAGCCACCATTTCTTGTTCCGCCCACGGTAATTCCCAAACCACCGGCATGGATAATAGAGCGCGAGGACAATGGAAATCCATATCACATACACGATTCCAAGGCTGTAACCGAAATCGTTCGGGCGGAATTTGAAGAAAAGATCCGGTGCGGTCGCCTGCGCCCAGGTGTAGCCCGAGGACAAGACGGCGATCATGGTCAGCAAGTGAATCAGATAGAAATGCAGCATAAAGTAGAAGAACGGGACCTTACCGTAAACGGTAAAAAACCGCGTCAGCGCATTGTCGGCATGTTCCGTGAAGGCAAGCAAAATAAGGATCGGGCCGAGTGTCATGAGGGTAAAAATGAGCGAGGGCGGATATTTGGACGCATTCATAAATGATAAAAACGTCCTCATCCCTTCCGATTGAGGGCTCCATAGCGATTGATCTCCGTAATAATTCACGAAGCGCAAAACGAGGAACAGCACAATGGCGGCAACGCCCGATTGCAGCAATATTTTTCTGCGTTTTTGTTCGGGAAAAGCACGGTTATAGATCGTCCCCAACCCATATCCCGACATCATAATCCCCGCCCAGGGCAATATCACATATAAGAAAGCAATGTTCCCGCCATCGCCCCTCGGCACGAAACGCCCGGCGCCAGTCATGAAAATACCCAGGAAAATGTCGAGCCCTGAGCCAGGGGCAGCTTTCACCAGATCGAAAAGGTTATGTCCGAAGATCAGCACCAAACCGGAGATCAGAATCGCCTTTGGAGAAAGGAAACGTACGAACAATCCCAAAACCAGCATACTCGTTCCCAGCGCCCAGAGCACGGCGAGAAAGATGGTTTTAAATGTTACGTCAAACGAAAAGGCAAATGTCATGAAGGTTATTTCAACCAGAATCAGCCACAGACCGCGTTTCAGGAGGAAGGAAGATGTGTCAGCGGTGGTTTTGTTCTGGCCGGACAGATAGGCCGAAATCCCGGAAAGCAGCATAAACGACGGTGCGCAAAAATGCGTGATCCATCTTGTAAAAAAAAGGGCGGGATTGGTTGTGGCCGGATCGAGCGGATCGGCGGAGAATGCCGTAATGTGAAAATAGTCCCTGACATGGTCAAGCGCCATGATCACCATAATGAGCCCACGGACTGTATCGATGGACTTTATGCGCAAGGAGATTCCGTTCGTTGACATAGAACCTTGTTTCCGATAGAGTGATTTAATTCACTAAGAAGCTCCGGAACATGCTGGTTTACTGGTTATAACATGCCGGAATCACCTTGCTAAGCATATTTTACAAAAGTGCTGCCCCGAAAACCCCGGCGCTGTCGCCCAGCTTCGGTTTGAGGATCGGAGTGGTTACAACGCCCTTGTTGAAAATGTATTTTTTGATCTTTTCGAAACCCGCGGTGTAAAGCAATTCAACATTGCCAACGCCGCCGCCAATCACGATCAGTCCCGGATCCAGGACATTGATCAATGTCGAAATGGCACGTCCGTAGAATTCCAGCAAGCGTTCAATGGTGGCTTTCGCAAACTCGTCATTCCCCTGGTGATAACGGTCAAGGATTACTTTCATCGTCAGCTTTTCACCACTTACTTTTTCGTAAAAACGTTCCAGCGCAGGGCCGGAAATGACCTGCTCAACGCAACCTGCTTTTCCGCAATAACAAGGTTCACCGTTCTCTTC of Dyadobacter chenhuakuii contains these proteins:
- a CDS encoding DUF1624 domain-containing protein, yielding MSTNGISLRIKSIDTVRGLIMVIMALDHVRDYFHITAFSADPLDPATTNPALFFTRWITHFCAPSFMLLSGISAYLSGQNKTTADTSSFLLKRGLWLILVEITFMTFAFSFDVTFKTIFLAVLWALGTSMLVLGLFVRFLSPKAILISGLVLIFGHNLFDLVKAAPGSGLDIFLGIFMTGAGRFVPRGDGGNIAFLYVILPWAGIMMSGYGLGTIYNRAFPEQKRRKILLQSGVAAIVLFLVLRFVNYYGDQSLWSPQSEGMRTFLSFMNASKYPPSLIFTLMTLGPILILLAFTEHADNALTRFFTVYGKVPFFYFMLHFYLIHLLTMIAVLSSGYTWAQATAPDLFFKFRPNDFGYSLGIVYVIWISIVLALYYPCRWFGNYRGRNKKWWLSYL
- a CDS encoding group II truncated hemoglobin, which encodes MEQKPIPTLYEWAGGMPVFERLTELFYKKVLADPLLEPVFKHMSTEHQLHVAHFIAEVFGGPEMYSKEEGSHFKMIQKHLSKHLTEAHRKRWVALLLETSDEINLPDDPEFRSAFVAYIEWGTRIAVLNSNIDDLTMNPEEPMPKWGWGVPGGPFIT
- a CDS encoding SMP-30/gluconolactonase/LRE family protein — protein: MHIVRTFAFVFCISINTLFAQAPTENYPVDPASEEQVGVPKGEVLKFTFEHSKFFPGTWREYWVYVPAQYKPDKPACVYINQDGIQWKAPVVFDNLIHKGEMPVTIGVFVMHGKVKAANASEANDRFNRSFEYDGLGDAYARFILEEILPQVEKQKTSDGRVIHLSKNGNDRAIGGSSSGAVCAFTAAWERPDAFTRVYSAIGTYVGLRGADRYHTLVRKYEPKPIRIFLQDGANDLNIYAGDWWMANQTMLRALTFAGYEVQHQWGEGGHNGKHGTALFPEAMRFLWKDWPKPVKAGNSQNQMLSAILIPGQDWELTSEEKKEPNKKQKITKNLSKSDSIVAHNGNVYVTISDGPEKSGSISLITRNGKKVLVDKGLLSVGGIALSPDQTLLYATESASHWVWAYQIQPDGKLTHKQKYGWLHVRDDDDNAGARGVTCDREGRIYVASRMGIQVLDQTGRVNAILPTPAGAASRITFGGENFDTIYATAGEKVYRRKLNVKGANSRDTPNKPDAPKL
- a CDS encoding BamA/TamA family outer membrane protein → MDKVKVAALLIILYVAAGHRAEAQEGWFKRFVQKTVSDTTAPGESSFRIYPTLGYSPETSFEFGLSSLLIFQAKKDTLNRLSEVQAFTFVTLEAQYGIWLDNAIYGDKDNWFFLGRTRFQRFPLLYYGIGPETVGKDPALIDANYILFKQRVLRKIKPNFFAGPEIDYQQLYNTDFEQPDNHTYDKPLGSDGTRNIGLGGALVYDNRHNVLNVRKGFFGEISFLKYSPALGSNFNFQGVNLDVRSSHPVSARNVLAWQVLGNFYSGNVPFNQLALMGGEMIMRGYYYGRYRDKNMIAGQVEHRWLPFGFSKRFGAVAFAGTAVVAPKLNAFTFKHVRASGGVGLRYLLFPKKDIFLRLDVGFTKDGPGFYLFTGEAF
- a CDS encoding alpha-amylase family protein; this encodes MKKLTALILFLFLTNTLYAQNTKDLWWKRNNLRVIQMNLPSYEAATINADSIVADLITYSANTLLINAGGIMAFYPTKLDFHYTNPFMKEYVLRDVIKKCHQNNIKVIVRFDFSRVHESIYKAHPEWCYISPKGERIINTDMYVVSINAPYVQEKAFKIIEEVIDMFAIDGIFLNMPGYQVNNPYEGKYHGIDQNEFDKKAFAAYSNGKVLPTEENKADSLYQKYLAFKKHTVEDWSERLHRLVKSKNEQIAICTYSDKFVDIIRHESQSMTTLPYWPYTASDNVSNAVNSFPDHIISNASIQQISFQSRYNAVEPQEVQIRLYENIANGSGLDLSMMGDMRGYEDERNYGVIKKVYAFHKQHEQYFGKYKSLAKIAIIAPGAWPNGEPMQEYRGVQLMLREAHIPFDIIEDDQIGNLAEKVKGYKLVILPEIAYLKPEAIQVLKDASKAGTHLIATNRTMFDNPATLQELFGAKIEKKDNDGAGNYLVPDNRNIFKSFPGQKMLFWKFNLGLYDLSGTDQKLLPILSKGRPGPPEIIGGHEPTGYYALGIKNHEKSKALIFPVSLGRIYYMHGYQEHKNLLLDAISYVLPNAKEDIQTNAPERIEVILKEFTKNNVSNKEQTKSDGLIMHLINLTGFSGNTYFAPLPVYNLDFKIKSPKKPTKIFSLSTGQPIKFTYANAAINLKISRLDGFDGIVMEY